Proteins from a genomic interval of Betta splendens chromosome 10, fBetSpl5.4, whole genome shotgun sequence:
- the sparc gene encoding SPARC, with protein MRVWIVFLLCLAGRAMAAPTEEESVVEELVTEDPVVEEPELGVNPVQVEIGEFDEAIEVDEDVAAENPCLEYHCKKGKVCEVDESNSPMCVCQDPSSCAAAEGEFEHICGTDNKTYDTSCHFFATKCTLDGTKKGHKLHLDYIGPCKYIEPCLDNELGEFPLRMRDWLKNVLVTLYERDEDNNLLTEKQKLRVQKIYENEKRLQAGDHSLDLLAHDFEKNYNMYIFPVHWQFGQLDQHPVDGYLTHTELAPLRAPLIPMEHCTTRFFEQCDSDNDKYIALEEWANCFGIKEQDVDKDLII; from the exons ATGAGGGTTTGGATCGTCTTCCTCCTGTGCCTGGCCGGCCGCGCCATGGCTGCTCCC ACTGAGGAGGAGTCTGTCGTGGAGGAGCTCGTAACAGAGGATCCAGTTGTTGAG GAGCCTGAGCTGGGGGTCAACCCAGTGCAGGTGGAGATTGGAGAGTTTGATGAGGCCATTGAAGTTGATGAAGACGTCGCTGCTGAGA ATCCCTGCCTGGAGTACCACTGCAAGAAGGGCAAAGTGTGTGAGGTGGACGAGAGCAACAGCcccatgtgtgtgtgccaggaCCCGTCCAGCTGCGCCGCGGCCGAGGGAGAGTTTGAGCAT ATCTGTGGCACCGACAACAAGACCTATGACACCTCCTGCCACTTCTTTGCCACCAAGTGCACCCTGGATGGAACCAAGAAGGGCCACAAGCTGCACCTCGACTACATCGGACCCTGCAAAT ACATCGAGCCCTGTCTGGACAACGAGCTGGGCGAGTTCCCCCTGCGCATGAGGGACTGGCTCAAGAACGTTCTGGTGACTCTGTACGAGCGTGACGAGGACAACAACCTGCTGACAGAGAAGCAGAAGCTCAGG GTCCAGAAGATCTACGAGAACGAGAAGAGGCTGCAGGCCGGCGACCACTCTCTGGACCTGCTGGCCCACGACTTTGAGAAGAACTACAACATGTACATCTTCCCCGTGCACTGGCAGTTCGGTCAGCTGGACCAGCACCCAGTCGACGG GTACCTGACCCACACGGAGCTCGCCCCCCTGCGCGCCCCCCTCATTCCCATGGAGCACTGCACCACCCGCTTCTTTGAGCAGTGTGACTCTGACAACGACAAATACATCGCCCTGGAGGAGTGGGCCAACTGCTTCGGCATCAAGGAGC AGGACGTGGACAAAGACCTCATCATCTAA
- the g3bp1 gene encoding ras GTPase-activating protein-binding protein 1, which produces MVMEKPSAQLVGREFVRQYYTLLNQAPDYLHRFYGKNSSYVHGGLDSNGKPVEAVYGQSEIHKRVMALSFRDCHTKIRHVDAHATLNEGVVVQVMGELSNNMQPMRKFMQTFVLAPEGTVANKFYVHNDVFRYQDEVFGDSDSEPPEESEDEVEEIERVPSPDVAPEEAAPFYNPAVCSELTVPCDEEDVPAASPEPEPEVEKEAEVPVVDLKTESMPESQTDGHTAEEQTETSPAATTPTEPASVAAESTPAAPEENRPFSWALVTSKNLPPSGAVPVSGIPPHVVKVTPTAPPRVEVTSEPQTAAQRPQRDQRQREQRPGGPPPAHRGPRPAREGEQGEPEGRRAVRYPDAHQLFVGNVPHDVNKNELTEFFEQYGKVLDLRINSGGKLPNFGFVVFDDSEPVQKVLSNRPIKFRGDVRLNVEEKKTRSAREGERRDVRPRGPGGPRERIGGGGGPRGPPGRGGMTQKPSFGAGRGAGSSEGRYSAQRQ; this is translated from the exons ATGGTGATGGAGAAGCCAAGTGCCCAGCTGGTCGGGCGAGAGTTTGTCCGACAGTACTACACACTCCTGAACCAGGCCCCTGACTACCTGCACAG GTTTTATGGCAAGAACTCCTCCTACGTACATGGTGGCCTGGACAGCAACGGCAAACCAGTAGAGGCAGTTTATGGACAGTCT GAGATCCATAAGCGGGTGATGGCTCTGAGTTTCCGAGATTGTCACACCAAGATCAGGCATGTGGATGCTCATGCCACCCTCAACGAGGGCGTGGTGGTCCAGGTGATGGGCGAGCTGTCCAACAACATGCAGCCCATGAGGAAGTTCATGCAGACGTTTGTGCTGGCGCCAGAG GGAACTGTTGCAAACAAATTCTATGTTCACAACGATGTGTTCCGTTACCAAGACGAGGTGTTTGGCGACTCTGATTCTGAGCCTCCAGAAG AGTCtgaggatgaggtggaggagatTGAGAGGGTTCCCTCTCCAGACGTTGCCCCAGAAGAGGCCGCTCCTTTCTACAACCCAGCAGTCTG TTCTGAACTGACGGTTCCTTGCGATGAGGAGGATGTTCCAGCCGCAAgtccagagccagaaccagaggtaGAGAAGGAGGCCGAGGTACCTGTAGTGGACCTGAAGACTGAGTCGATGCCGGAgtcacagacagacggacacacGGCTGAAGAGCAGACCGAGACGAGCCCTGCCGCCACCACACCGACAGAACCTGCCTCTGTGGCTGCCGAATCCACGCCTGCTGCTCCAGAGGAAAACAGG CCGTTCTCCTGGGCGCTAGTCACCAGCAAGAATCTCCCTCCCAGCGGGGCTGTCCCAGTCTCAGGAATCCCCCCACATGTCGTCAAAGTCACTCCAACAGCACCG cccAGAGTGGAGGTGACGTCAGAACcccagacagcagcacagagacccCAGAGAGACCAGCGGCAGAGGGAACAGAGGCCTGGAGGTCCTCCACCAGCACACAGAGGACCCAGGCCAG CTCGGGAGGGTGAGCAGGGAGAGCCAGAGGGCCGCAGGGCGGTCAGGTACCCTGACGCTCACCAACTCTTCGTGGGCAACGTCCCTCATGATGTGAACAAAAATGAACTTACGGAATTCTTTGAAC AGTACGGTAAAGTCCTAGATCTCAGGATCAACAGTGGAGGAAAACTGCCCAACTTTGGgtttgtggtgtttgatgaCTCTGAACCTGTGCAAAAGGTCCTCAGCAACAGG cccATCAAGTTCAGAGGTGACGTTCGTCTGAACGTGGAAGAGAAGAAGACCCGGTCGGCCAGAGAGGGCGAAAGGAGGGATGTGAGACCGCGAGGACCTGGAGGTCCCAGGGAGAGGAtaggaggcggcggaggcccCCGCGGCCCCCCCGGCCGAGGAGGCATGACGCAGAAGCCCAGCTTCGGCGCGGGGCGTGGGGCCGGGTCCAGCGAGGGCCGCTACTCAGCCCAGCGTCAGTGA